Proteins found in one Elgaria multicarinata webbii isolate HBS135686 ecotype San Diego chromosome 12, rElgMul1.1.pri, whole genome shotgun sequence genomic segment:
- the MSANTD2 gene encoding myb/SANT-like DNA-binding domain-containing protein 2 isoform X2 has protein sequence MAAPCGSSQLPAAEPPLKIPKMEVLSPGSPGALSDGNPSLSDPSTPSGASPLGPTGPGSVAAATSAGAGAGSGGGSGGGGGAGGRGGASPSVSFSPGGTATAAACRGMSWTPAETNALIAVWGNERLVEARYQQLEGAGTVFGSKAPGPAMYERVSRALAELGYERTPSQCRERIKQLPKRQSELVRMQNIPFAGVTVA, from the exons ATGGCGGCGCCCTGTGGCTCCTCACAGCTCCCCGCCGCCGAGCCGCCGCTGAAGATCCCCAAGATGGAGGTGCTGTCTCCCGGCTCGCCCGGGGCCCTCAGCGACGGCAACCCCAGCCTCTCCGACCCTTCCACGCCCAGCGGCGCCTCGCCGTTAGGCCCCACCGGGCCGGGCTCCGTGGCCGCGGCGACCTCGGCGGGGGCTGGGGCCGGCtcgggaggcggcagcggcgggggcggcggcgcCGGGGGCCGTGGCGGGGCCTCCCCTTCCGTCTCCTTCTCGCCCGGAGGTACCGCCACGGCGGCCGCCTGCCGAGGCATGTCGTGGACGCCGGCGGAGACCAACGCTCTCATCGCCGTGTGGGGCAACGAGCGGCTCGTGGAGGCGCGGTACCAGCAATTGGAGGGCGCCGGCACCGTGTTCGGCAGCAAGGCCCCCGGGCCCGCCATGTACGAGCGAGTCTCCCGGGCCCTGGCGGAACTGGGCTACGAGCGGACGCCCTCGCAGTGTCGGGAGCGCATCAAG CAGCTTCCCAAGAGACAGAGTGAGTTAGTAAGGATGCAAAATAT ACCCTTCGCAGGTGTTACAGTCGCGTGA
- the MSANTD2 gene encoding myb/SANT-like DNA-binding domain-containing protein 2 isoform X3, with amino-acid sequence MAAPCGSSQLPAAEPPLKIPKMEVLSPGSPGALSDGNPSLSDPSTPSGASPLGPTGPGSVAAATSAGAGAGSGGGSGGGGGAGGRGGASPSVSFSPGGTATAAACRGMSWTPAETNALIAVWGNERLVEARYQQLEGAGTVFGSKAPGPAMYERVSRALAELGYERTPSQCRERIKLPKRQSELVRMQNIPFAGVTVA; translated from the exons ATGGCGGCGCCCTGTGGCTCCTCACAGCTCCCCGCCGCCGAGCCGCCGCTGAAGATCCCCAAGATGGAGGTGCTGTCTCCCGGCTCGCCCGGGGCCCTCAGCGACGGCAACCCCAGCCTCTCCGACCCTTCCACGCCCAGCGGCGCCTCGCCGTTAGGCCCCACCGGGCCGGGCTCCGTGGCCGCGGCGACCTCGGCGGGGGCTGGGGCCGGCtcgggaggcggcagcggcgggggcggcggcgcCGGGGGCCGTGGCGGGGCCTCCCCTTCCGTCTCCTTCTCGCCCGGAGGTACCGCCACGGCGGCCGCCTGCCGAGGCATGTCGTGGACGCCGGCGGAGACCAACGCTCTCATCGCCGTGTGGGGCAACGAGCGGCTCGTGGAGGCGCGGTACCAGCAATTGGAGGGCGCCGGCACCGTGTTCGGCAGCAAGGCCCCCGGGCCCGCCATGTACGAGCGAGTCTCCCGGGCCCTGGCGGAACTGGGCTACGAGCGGACGCCCTCGCAGTGTCGGGAGCGCATCAAG CTTCCCAAGAGACAGAGTGAGTTAGTAAGGATGCAAAATAT ACCCTTCGCAGGTGTTACAGTCGCGTGA